A part of Maniola jurtina chromosome 19, ilManJurt1.1, whole genome shotgun sequence genomic DNA contains:
- the LOC123874981 gene encoding uncharacterized protein LOC123874981, with protein MSDNFIFDVALFIDEIRKRPAIWDTKTDFPRDLKKKAWNEINDMFGEENMSPADKRLLGCKLQQKWKNLRTCFGRELKRQRNSGSVATRKSEYIYYKKMLFLTNVMSERDITEPEYVYFHEDETSQSETTDNKNLAEQLQTQYDDKNQSHTNQSVKNSKKRKACESEELLSNEDEDEDRLFLLSMHETLKQVPIKKKMGVKIKMLSILHDTLS; from the exons ATgagtgataattttatttttgatgtagCTTTATTTATTGATGAGATTCGGAAAAGACCAGCCATCTGGGATACAAAAACGGATTTTCCTAGGGATTTGAAAAAGAAGGCATGGAATGAGATCAATGATATGTTCGGAGAGGAAAATATGTCGCCGGCTGACAAACGACTTTTAG GATGCAAACTGCAGCAAAAATGGAAGAATCTCAGAACCTGTTTCGGAAGGGAATTGAAACGTCAAAGGAATTCTGGATCGGTTGCTACCCGTAAAAGTGAATATATATActacaaaaaaatgttattccTTACAAATGTAATGAGTGAAAGAGATATAACTGAACCAGAATATGTATACTTTCATGAAGATGAGACTAGTCAATCTGAGACCACAGATAACAAAAACTTAGCAGAACAATTGCAAACACAATATGATGATAAAAATCAAAGTCATACAAATCAAAGTGTAAAAAATAGTAAGAAACGTAAAGCTTGTGAATCTGAAGAACTGTTAAGTAACGAAGATGAGGACGAGGATCGTCTATTCCTATTATCTATGCACGAAACTTTGAAACAGGTgcctataaaaaaaaagatgggagtgaaaattaaaatgttgtcTATATTACACGATACTTTATCATAA